A window of Brevibacterium ihuae contains these coding sequences:
- a CDS encoding SAM-dependent methyltransferase: MSIPDYMIEFHRRARRQGPGTDASTRRALAAVPGSTEVRRILDLGCGTGAQSLVLAQETGARVTAVDILPEFLEELESRARELGIAGRIATLEASMIDLDLPREHYDLLWSEDSAYTVGFENGLQYWKQFLAPEGTLVVSELCWLTDERPEEIEDYWTEGYPGIGTVEEKLAAIDQAGYTCIEHFVLPPEGWTEGYYTPIRERTEAFSTEYGRDPEVDAFLDSGLDEAAMYDRFGEYYSYIFFVLQAG; the protein is encoded by the coding sequence ATGAGCATCCCCGACTACATGATCGAGTTCCACCGGCGGGCTCGGCGTCAGGGGCCGGGCACCGATGCCAGCACCCGGCGCGCCCTCGCGGCGGTGCCCGGGAGCACCGAGGTCCGGCGCATCCTCGACCTCGGGTGCGGGACCGGGGCGCAGTCGCTCGTCCTCGCTCAGGAGACCGGAGCGCGGGTGACCGCCGTGGACATCCTGCCGGAGTTCCTCGAGGAGCTGGAGTCGCGGGCGCGGGAGCTCGGGATCGCCGGCCGGATCGCCACGCTCGAGGCGTCGATGATCGATCTCGATCTGCCTCGGGAGCATTACGACCTCCTGTGGTCGGAGGACAGCGCGTACACCGTCGGGTTCGAGAACGGTCTGCAGTACTGGAAGCAGTTCCTCGCACCGGAAGGGACCCTCGTCGTGTCCGAGCTGTGCTGGCTCACCGACGAACGGCCGGAGGAGATCGAGGACTACTGGACCGAGGGATACCCCGGGATCGGCACCGTGGAGGAGAAGCTCGCCGCGATCGATCAGGCCGGCTACACCTGCATCGAGCACTTCGTCCTCCCGCCCGAGGGATGGACGGAGGGATACTACACCCCGATTCGGGAACGCACCGAGGCGTTCAGCACGGAGTACGGGCGGGATCCGGAAGTCGACGCCTTCCTCGACTCGGGCCTCGACGAGGCGGCGATGTACGACCGGTTCGGCGAGTACTACTCGTACATCTTCTTCGTCCTGCAGGCGGGGTGA
- a CDS encoding MFS transporter, giving the protein MSAFIDLSLFRNGTFTGATLSNFLLNGAAGTLIVSLGLVQVAAGMNALQSGLLTLGYLIAILATIRVGEKLLQRFGPKKPMMWGAMITGSGVLLCSATFLLIEQYIVLAVIGFTLFGIGLGFYATPSTDAALSNVPEAQVGAAAGIYKMASSVGSAIGVAVSAALYVAGQTVSPEFVQSWGLFIGRQDNIALRFGVRSDCCSTWRWW; this is encoded by the coding sequence ATGAGCGCCTTCATCGATCTCAGCCTCTTCCGCAACGGCACCTTCACCGGGGCCACGCTGTCGAACTTCCTGCTCAACGGCGCAGCCGGCACGCTCATCGTGTCGCTCGGCCTCGTCCAGGTGGCCGCAGGCATGAACGCGCTGCAATCCGGTCTGCTCACCCTGGGCTACCTCATCGCGATCCTCGCGACGATCCGCGTGGGCGAGAAGCTGCTCCAGCGGTTCGGCCCCAAGAAGCCGATGATGTGGGGCGCGATGATCACCGGCTCCGGCGTCCTCCTGTGCTCGGCGACGTTCCTCCTCATCGAGCAGTACATCGTCCTCGCCGTCATCGGGTTCACCCTGTTCGGCATCGGGCTGGGCTTCTATGCGACGCCGTCGACCGACGCCGCCCTGTCGAACGTTCCCGAAGCGCAGGTCGGCGCCGCCGCCGGCATCTACAAGATGGCCTCGTCGGTCGGCAGTGCGATCGGTGTCGCCGTGTCCGCCGCGCTCTACGTCGCCGGCCAGACGGTGAGCCCGGAGTTCGTGCAGTCGTGGGGTCTGTTCATCGGCCGCCAGGACAACATCGCGCTGCGGTTCGGGGTGCGATCGGACTGCTGTTCAACGTGGCGATGGTGGTGA
- a CDS encoding AAA family ATPase, with protein sequence MERFWLLRNDHFDEELVDEGFVSVGWAGTPDLRDLERQSISERLDQLYPDARPRTISAWASTLDRFAHEVKVGDYVVAPSGSRPILRIGEIKGDYYFDSHATDHQHRRPVRWMQVDIPRRQLPPGVRNAIRSIGTLSEIHQEVPYFEKLAQGHIGFVTDPHPVPDPSAGRTWVVGATINGEDRTADFIEAGTWSLHNGLTGAAADMRSGDRIAIKASFTQSNGLPFENHGIPVSVMRIKARGLIRETRAEHAVVDWDRDFAPRDWYFYTHQSSVWKLRTDRRYARELEHFIFDDEAQDIDLFLSDPYYARYSLPQPPAPEPEVEPTGSFRLSAPSAQPVYAAADRWKRALTEGTSLFTDAPLDYTEAVRGLVRGFIEQPDIGPGTFLGKLASQVADQPTSSVQLAAELLFIYFLPVHTSSIKSRTKRTAVDEISSWRQDAVSVPDALQSALESGIARVGTGYHTYRWVMFRYLIRFVEAISALPETQRRGALNDWRTFQTVLGTIDDTTAWSLRFLLEHMFFPHHALASSSRDDREQIAKSFDVADDDTGENALSSLEPNVRYGDRYEINLYRYPYRYLWRDLNAAQEAWGSWAFLCAETPGFISSQDVAHLSWTAKLFDQSKSDETLPDLLARTFEETGQSSPLLTDWVDSHPDEARAVFAEARTDGPARWIDRLEQAIEPPAAKKDQFLEEVSLVLSGLNPELPVRFESSTRAVDALIGHTSPAESATLGEIYNLYCQQVDVMRAAIQHTGGSDLDRGTTALLAHRLIELDPVETDWSAETRTRFVDWRSGRMIVHPPNNDYESPTENADDQNRPPGPPSSPPDRPRTLTELAEALHIASEAGHAWLELTRDLLQSKRQMILQGPPGTGKTYMAQEIAEFLTGSAERVTLVQFHPGTSYEDFVQGLRPIPDEPTSFALTDGPLLRLAKRAASDPAHSYALVIDEFNRANIPAVFGELYFLLEYRNRSVTMTYGDSFSIPENLFFIGTMNTADRSITLVDSALRRRFAIRDLRPGEPPMDEVLISWTEQHAPDLKWLPELLDLANSRIADPDQAIGPSHFLHSNLSEESARQAWEFTVMPTLKEHFYGEPDRLAPLTFDALKAVVTDTESDAEAD encoded by the coding sequence ATGGAACGCTTCTGGCTCCTGCGCAACGATCACTTCGATGAGGAACTCGTCGACGAAGGATTCGTATCGGTCGGCTGGGCCGGAACGCCCGATCTCCGCGATCTGGAACGGCAATCGATATCGGAACGGCTTGACCAGCTGTACCCTGACGCACGCCCCCGAACCATCTCGGCTTGGGCTTCGACTCTCGATCGATTCGCCCATGAGGTCAAGGTAGGCGACTATGTCGTCGCTCCCAGCGGCTCGCGGCCGATTCTACGGATCGGTGAGATCAAGGGTGACTACTACTTCGATTCACACGCGACCGACCATCAGCACCGCCGGCCCGTTCGATGGATGCAGGTGGACATCCCCCGCAGGCAACTTCCTCCGGGAGTCCGGAATGCGATTAGATCGATTGGGACTCTGTCTGAGATCCATCAGGAGGTACCGTATTTCGAGAAGCTTGCCCAGGGGCACATCGGATTCGTGACGGATCCACACCCCGTGCCCGACCCGTCGGCAGGTAGGACCTGGGTCGTGGGTGCAACGATCAATGGCGAGGACCGCACTGCGGATTTCATCGAGGCCGGAACGTGGTCGCTCCACAACGGCCTCACCGGGGCGGCGGCCGACATGCGCTCCGGCGACAGGATCGCCATCAAGGCGAGCTTCACGCAGTCGAACGGCTTACCGTTCGAGAACCATGGGATACCCGTCTCGGTCATGCGCATCAAAGCACGAGGGTTGATTCGCGAAACTCGTGCAGAGCATGCGGTCGTCGATTGGGACCGGGATTTCGCTCCGCGGGACTGGTACTTCTACACCCACCAATCGAGCGTGTGGAAGCTGCGCACGGATAGGCGATACGCGCGCGAACTCGAACACTTCATCTTCGACGACGAGGCACAGGACATCGATCTGTTCCTGAGCGACCCGTACTATGCCCGCTACTCGCTCCCTCAGCCCCCGGCGCCGGAACCCGAAGTCGAACCGACCGGATCCTTCCGCCTGTCGGCACCATCTGCCCAACCGGTTTACGCGGCCGCCGATCGATGGAAGCGCGCACTCACTGAGGGGACTTCTCTTTTCACCGACGCACCTCTGGATTACACGGAGGCAGTGCGAGGACTCGTTCGCGGATTCATTGAGCAGCCCGACATCGGTCCGGGGACCTTCCTCGGAAAACTGGCCTCCCAGGTCGCAGATCAACCGACTAGCAGCGTCCAGCTCGCGGCCGAGCTCCTGTTCATCTATTTCCTCCCGGTACACACCTCGTCGATCAAGTCGAGGACCAAGCGAACCGCGGTGGACGAGATCAGCAGCTGGCGGCAGGACGCAGTGAGCGTCCCAGATGCGCTCCAGTCCGCCCTGGAGTCCGGAATCGCACGAGTGGGTACCGGGTACCACACCTACAGGTGGGTGATGTTCCGCTACCTGATCAGATTCGTCGAGGCGATCAGCGCTCTGCCGGAGACCCAGCGCCGTGGAGCTCTCAACGATTGGCGCACCTTTCAAACGGTGCTCGGGACCATCGATGACACGACGGCATGGTCGCTCCGATTCCTGCTCGAGCACATGTTCTTCCCGCACCATGCCCTGGCGAGCTCGAGTCGCGATGATCGCGAACAGATCGCGAAGAGCTTTGATGTAGCCGATGACGACACCGGCGAGAACGCCCTGAGCAGCCTCGAACCGAATGTCCGGTACGGCGACCGGTATGAGATCAACCTCTACCGATACCCATACCGCTACCTCTGGCGCGATCTGAACGCTGCACAGGAAGCCTGGGGTTCGTGGGCGTTCCTCTGTGCGGAGACTCCAGGGTTCATTTCGAGTCAGGATGTCGCGCATCTCAGTTGGACGGCGAAACTGTTCGATCAGTCGAAATCGGACGAGACGTTGCCCGACCTCCTCGCCCGCACCTTCGAGGAGACCGGCCAGTCCAGTCCGCTCCTGACCGACTGGGTCGACTCGCACCCGGACGAGGCCCGCGCGGTGTTCGCAGAAGCCCGGACCGACGGTCCGGCACGCTGGATCGATCGTCTCGAGCAAGCTATCGAACCTCCCGCCGCCAAGAAGGACCAGTTCCTCGAAGAAGTCTCGCTCGTCCTATCAGGACTCAACCCCGAGCTGCCGGTGCGATTCGAGTCGAGCACCCGCGCCGTCGATGCGCTCATCGGCCACACCTCTCCTGCCGAATCGGCCACTCTCGGAGAGATCTACAACCTCTATTGCCAGCAGGTCGATGTCATGCGTGCGGCGATACAGCACACCGGCGGTTCGGACCTCGATCGCGGTACCACCGCACTCCTGGCGCATCGGCTCATCGAACTCGACCCGGTGGAAACCGACTGGAGTGCCGAAACACGCACTCGGTTCGTCGACTGGCGATCCGGTCGGATGATCGTGCACCCGCCGAACAACGACTACGAATCCCCGACTGAGAATGCAGATGACCAGAACCGCCCTCCAGGGCCACCCTCCAGCCCACCCGACCGACCTCGGACTCTTACGGAACTGGCTGAAGCTCTCCACATTGCTTCCGAGGCCGGGCACGCGTGGCTGGAGCTCACCAGGGACCTGCTCCAAAGCAAGCGGCAGATGATCCTTCAGGGCCCACCGGGCACCGGCAAGACGTATATGGCGCAGGAGATCGCAGAGTTCCTCACCGGCAGCGCCGAACGCGTGACACTCGTCCAGTTCCATCCCGGCACGTCGTACGAGGATTTCGTGCAGGGGCTGAGGCCGATCCCCGATGAGCCGACGAGCTTCGCGCTCACCGATGGGCCTCTACTCAGACTTGCCAAGCGCGCGGCCAGCGATCCTGCGCACTCGTACGCCTTGGTCATCGATGAGTTCAACCGAGCGAACATCCCCGCGGTGTTCGGCGAGCTGTACTTCCTCCTCGAGTATCGCAACCGGAGCGTCACGATGACTTACGGCGATTCATTCTCGATTCCCGAGAACCTCTTCTTCATCGGAACCATGAACACCGCGGATCGCTCCATCACGCTCGTCGACTCGGCGCTGCGTCGCCGATTCGCCATTCGCGATCTCCGACCCGGGGAACCGCCGATGGATGAGGTGCTCATATCGTGGACCGAACAGCATGCTCCCGACCTGAAATGGCTCCCGGAGCTCCTGGACCTCGCCAACTCGAGGATCGCAGACCCGGACCAGGCGATCGGTCCGAGCCACTTCCTGCACTCGAACCTCAGTGAGGAGTCTGCGCGACAGGCATGGGAGTTCACGGTGATGCCGACGCTGAAAGAGCATTTCTACGGCGAACCCGACCGTCTGGCACCACTGACGTTCGACGCGCTCAAAGCGGTCGTGACAGACACGGAGAGCGATGCTGAGGCTGACTGA
- a CDS encoding McrC family protein encodes MLRLTEHQLSEAVLLPWEEQQVLARVLGATVESAQDGRVRIRPGSRIGVLHLPSTDVIVSPKLPVVRVLEMIEFATRSLGWQENDAHGLSSTSIVDALAALFARSCLRTLERGIHQSYRSADRNLPYVKGRLDVARYIRSPLPLPIPSTIQVRDEDIPENQVLRAALRSVQHSSTLSSSTRSMVAAAWRSLRHVTPRPDALETAERIDWTRLNCHYRQAVELARLVLTASSLSAESGNSSIPGFVIDMPSVVEHYVRAKLRQHWRLSSTEFPDSWKGRLWLDSGRKVQLIPDLGVYRHGEWQFVGDVKYKSSGDDGSAQRNDIYQMLAYLTATGLDVGTLIYAGTGAPPLHYQIDRSGATINVESIDLNTADPLQGTAVLDAPLTRSIR; translated from the coding sequence ATGCTGAGGCTGACTGAGCACCAGCTCAGCGAAGCTGTGCTCCTCCCCTGGGAGGAGCAGCAGGTCCTGGCCCGGGTACTCGGCGCAACCGTCGAATCGGCTCAGGACGGACGGGTACGGATCAGGCCGGGATCCCGGATCGGAGTCCTTCACCTTCCTTCGACGGATGTCATCGTCTCGCCCAAATTGCCGGTCGTGCGCGTTCTGGAGATGATCGAGTTCGCGACCCGGTCTCTTGGTTGGCAGGAGAATGACGCACACGGGCTGAGCAGCACCTCTATCGTCGATGCGCTCGCGGCTCTCTTTGCGCGTTCATGCTTGCGAACCTTGGAGCGCGGAATCCACCAGTCGTATCGGTCGGCCGATAGGAATCTGCCGTACGTCAAGGGTCGCCTCGATGTAGCGCGGTACATTCGCTCGCCTCTTCCGCTGCCGATTCCGTCGACCATCCAAGTGCGGGACGAGGACATTCCCGAGAACCAAGTTCTCAGAGCGGCTCTGCGCAGTGTGCAGCACTCATCGACGCTCTCTTCGAGCACCCGATCGATGGTCGCGGCAGCGTGGCGCAGTCTCCGGCATGTCACCCCGCGCCCCGATGCACTCGAAACAGCCGAGAGGATTGATTGGACCCGTTTGAACTGTCACTACCGACAGGCTGTCGAGCTCGCGCGGCTGGTCCTCACGGCATCGTCACTTTCAGCGGAATCAGGGAACTCGAGCATCCCCGGATTCGTCATCGACATGCCCTCAGTGGTCGAGCATTACGTCCGGGCGAAACTCCGGCAGCACTGGCGTCTGAGCAGCACCGAGTTCCCCGACTCGTGGAAGGGCCGGCTCTGGCTCGATAGCGGACGCAAGGTTCAACTCATTCCCGACCTCGGCGTCTACCGCCACGGTGAATGGCAGTTCGTTGGGGACGTCAAGTACAAGTCGAGCGGAGACGACGGGTCGGCCCAGCGGAATGACATCTACCAGATGCTCGCCTATCTCACGGCTACAGGTCTCGACGTCGGAACACTGATTTACGCCGGGACCGGCGCGCCCCCACTGCACTATCAGATCGACCGCTCGGGCGCGACGATCAACGTCGAGTCCATCGACCTCAACACCGCCGACCCTCTTCAGGGCACCGCAGTACTTGACGCGCCTCTGACTCGTTCGATCCGGTGA
- a CDS encoding CobW family GTP-binding protein, which translates to MTASLSIIGGYLGAGKTTLINALLRGALPGRTAVVVNDFGAVNIDADLIASADGDTISLTNGCICCQISTEMVDTLTALAARGDLEHIVCEVSGVGDPGRMARWRSFPGLTAGPLVVCVDGTSARRLLHDEYVGDVVRAQVAAAEVLLATKVDLATEAEVADAVAACLETAPSTPIHLGDAADPSTTLREIFAAEVPDIAPAPQAPGGPAAAADHAGLHSSTTVEYREPVDPERLAAHLAVLSGDLVRAKGTVLAADGIRYAVQLAGGRVEVRPHAAREAAGTTSAIVLIAAGPDAAAVAERAAAQLAALTREPARLAP; encoded by the coding sequence GTGACCGCGTCGCTGAGCATCATCGGAGGCTACCTCGGGGCCGGGAAGACGACCCTGATCAACGCCCTGCTACGCGGCGCGCTGCCCGGGCGGACCGCAGTCGTCGTCAACGACTTCGGAGCGGTGAACATCGACGCCGACCTCATCGCCTCCGCCGACGGCGACACCATCAGCCTGACGAACGGCTGCATCTGCTGTCAGATCAGCACCGAGATGGTCGACACGCTCACCGCGCTGGCCGCTCGCGGCGACCTCGAGCACATCGTCTGCGAGGTCAGCGGCGTCGGCGACCCGGGGCGGATGGCCCGGTGGCGCAGCTTCCCCGGTCTCACGGCCGGTCCCCTCGTCGTCTGCGTCGACGGGACGTCCGCGCGCCGCCTCCTCCACGACGAGTACGTCGGCGACGTCGTGCGCGCCCAGGTCGCCGCCGCCGAGGTCCTCCTCGCGACCAAGGTCGACCTCGCCACCGAGGCGGAGGTCGCAGATGCGGTCGCTGCCTGCCTGGAGACAGCACCGTCGACCCCGATCCACCTCGGCGACGCCGCCGACCCGTCGACGACCCTGCGGGAGATCTTCGCCGCAGAAGTGCCCGACATCGCGCCTGCGCCGCAGGCCCCCGGAGGCCCCGCCGCAGCGGCCGACCACGCGGGCCTGCACTCCTCGACCACCGTCGAGTACCGGGAGCCGGTCGACCCGGAGCGCCTCGCCGCCCACCTCGCGGTGCTGTCCGGGGACCTCGTGCGCGCCAAGGGCACGGTGCTCGCCGCGGACGGGATCCGATACGCGGTCCAGCTCGCCGGCGGACGCGTCGAGGTCCGCCCGCACGCCGCCCGGGAAGCCGCCGGTACCACCTCGGCCATCGTCCTCATCGCAGCCGGCCCGGATGCCGCGGCCGTCGCGGAGCGTGCCGCCGCACAGCTCGCCGCGCTCACCCGTGAACCCGCACGGCTCGCCCCCTGA
- a CDS encoding ATP-binding domain-containing protein has protein sequence MTVDSLDKPAELASEQRYFDDAMRRYSEVQRQSSRSLQSVSGNAADVRAARKALKSGDKLGAEDAVAIGRVDFESGPQFYVGKSAIRSETGDMLVASWKSKIGGQFYSATPEDPRALSRKRTFRTRRNVIEDFSDLVFAQLAEEIAALDSGAIRIDDELLNSLEAGRTDTMNDIVRTIQAAQYDVIAQEPRSLLVIQGGPGTGKTAVALHRVSWLLYNQPGLRPEDVLVVGPNLTLMKYIEQVVPSLGDEGVRHAALEHLVRDLVVPRNVELPHVAQLKGDARMQHVLAEGLRSRIRVAGTALRVKRAASTGYVEISSEMVHDLIKPLSYLPYGEGRERFIEGLRGECLRASSVVSGASFEREFDAVSFNQQVDRVWPRLSPHQFLRELFGSRNRLAAAGGHELSEEELGLLYRPSRQYISDEPWSMEDAFLLHEAEAMLSPGEQPQFSHIVVDEAQDLSGMQLKALARRSRGGAMTLAGDIAQSTGPFARNSWAEIMTILEKEGVPASRQTLRHVYRVPSEILRIAVALQNEIAPQLDPAESVRSTGREPRALSTSSKNVSRIVLECAREHSADGLMVGVIAAESMFDAIADHMDSQDVRYSIAENGALGASINLVRPEAAKGLEFDAVVIADPDGIHRLNESGSRLLYIALTRATARLDLVLPESRIPDLLLPVIPEIELITSPGEGDGDEDWEQLGDGTREQDLEAATVVDAPADSAAGVTEMIDEESAANAVNVDGDNSVGLSSAIGMESAKADTAIGSVPLSLTDRMVDAIAEVIVGELHGIVAPTEVLRVAQRVVAKLDQDSRGDFS, from the coding sequence ATGACCGTCGACTCCTTGGATAAGCCCGCCGAACTCGCGTCGGAGCAGAGGTATTTCGATGACGCTATGCGTCGCTATTCCGAGGTCCAACGCCAGAGTTCTCGTTCACTCCAGTCAGTGAGCGGCAACGCCGCAGACGTCAGAGCGGCGCGGAAGGCACTCAAGTCCGGGGATAAGCTGGGCGCTGAGGATGCAGTTGCGATCGGGCGTGTCGACTTTGAATCAGGGCCTCAGTTCTATGTCGGCAAGTCGGCTATTCGATCCGAGACGGGCGACATGCTCGTCGCGAGCTGGAAGTCCAAGATCGGTGGGCAGTTCTACTCCGCGACCCCTGAGGACCCGAGAGCGCTGAGTCGAAAGCGCACGTTTCGGACCCGGCGGAACGTCATCGAGGACTTCTCCGATCTCGTGTTCGCTCAGCTCGCCGAAGAGATCGCGGCTCTAGACAGCGGTGCGATCCGGATCGATGACGAACTCCTCAACAGTCTCGAAGCAGGTCGAACGGACACGATGAACGACATCGTGCGGACGATCCAGGCAGCGCAGTATGACGTCATCGCTCAGGAGCCGAGATCTCTCCTCGTGATCCAGGGCGGTCCCGGCACCGGAAAGACCGCTGTCGCTCTGCACCGTGTCTCGTGGTTGCTGTACAACCAGCCGGGTCTGCGACCGGAGGACGTGCTGGTCGTCGGGCCGAACCTCACCTTGATGAAATACATCGAGCAGGTCGTGCCGTCATTGGGCGACGAAGGAGTGCGCCATGCGGCTCTCGAACACCTGGTTCGTGATCTCGTCGTTCCTCGCAATGTCGAGCTGCCGCATGTTGCTCAGCTCAAGGGAGATGCTCGAATGCAGCACGTGCTGGCCGAAGGCCTCCGGTCTCGCATACGTGTAGCGGGCACTGCGCTGCGGGTAAAGCGGGCTGCCTCAACCGGCTATGTCGAGATCTCATCCGAGATGGTTCATGACCTGATCAAGCCCCTCTCGTACTTGCCATACGGGGAAGGGCGAGAACGATTCATCGAGGGACTCCGAGGTGAATGCCTCAGGGCTTCATCAGTCGTCAGTGGGGCGAGTTTCGAGCGGGAGTTCGACGCGGTCTCCTTCAATCAGCAAGTTGATCGAGTATGGCCGAGACTCTCGCCCCATCAGTTCCTCCGTGAACTGTTCGGTTCTCGAAATCGTCTCGCAGCCGCCGGTGGCCATGAGCTGAGCGAGGAAGAACTCGGCCTCTTGTACCGGCCGTCACGCCAGTACATCTCCGACGAGCCGTGGTCGATGGAAGACGCCTTTCTCCTGCATGAGGCGGAGGCGATGCTGTCCCCTGGCGAGCAACCGCAGTTCTCTCACATCGTGGTCGATGAAGCGCAGGATCTCAGCGGGATGCAGCTGAAGGCGTTGGCTCGGCGCTCTCGTGGAGGAGCGATGACGCTCGCCGGTGATATCGCGCAATCCACTGGGCCGTTCGCACGCAACTCATGGGCTGAGATCATGACCATCCTTGAGAAGGAGGGAGTCCCTGCATCGCGCCAGACACTGAGGCACGTCTATAGGGTACCCAGCGAAATCCTCCGCATTGCGGTGGCGCTTCAGAACGAGATCGCCCCGCAGCTGGATCCTGCAGAATCAGTGCGGTCGACTGGACGGGAACCTCGAGCGCTGAGCACATCGAGCAAAAACGTCTCGCGCATCGTCCTGGAGTGTGCTCGTGAGCATTCTGCAGACGGCTTGATGGTCGGGGTGATTGCAGCGGAGTCGATGTTCGATGCCATCGCCGACCATATGGACAGCCAAGACGTGCGTTACTCGATCGCGGAGAACGGTGCGCTGGGGGCGAGCATCAATCTCGTCCGGCCGGAGGCCGCAAAGGGCTTGGAGTTCGATGCCGTGGTGATTGCGGATCCCGATGGAATACATCGGCTGAATGAGTCTGGCAGCCGTTTGCTGTACATCGCGCTGACCCGTGCAACTGCTCGTCTCGATCTGGTCCTGCCCGAATCGCGGATTCCAGACCTTCTTCTACCGGTGATTCCCGAGATCGAACTGATCACGAGCCCCGGTGAGGGGGACGGAGATGAGGATTGGGAGCAACTCGGGGACGGAACCAGAGAACAGGACTTGGAAGCCGCCACGGTTGTGGATGCCCCCGCAGACAGCGCCGCGGGTGTGACTGAGATGATCGACGAGGAATCTGCGGCGAATGCAGTGAATGTCGATGGTGACAATTCGGTGGGGCTCAGCTCTGCGATCGGGATGGAGTCTGCAAAGGCCGACACAGCTATCGGATCGGTGCCCTTGTCCCTAACCGACCGGATGGTTGACGCAATTGCCGAGGTCATCGTGGGTGAACTGCACGGCATCGTAGCCCCGACCGAGGTCCTTCGAGTGGCGCAGCGGGTTGTCGCCAAGCTCGACCAGGACAGCCGAGGAGACTTCTCGTAG
- a CDS encoding amidohydrolase has product MEPTIVFPARMVRTMDPACPTAEAVAVRGDRFRAVGTVEELMAYPNATLDDRYADRVLLPGFVEAHGHAGTGSVWEGTYVGYVDRTDPDGRFWPGCRSIEDVVERLREGAAELTDPDRTLMAWGLDPIYFPGETLTAAELDRATDTRPIYITHTSGHACAVNSAAMRASGIDETTEVEGVVKDADGRPTGELHEFAAMGLVAHLVQGGSILQIDENSIGRYAQDGVNTGTTTLTDLGSMILMDDEGVELYRSSVPADSPVRLNVFHFGAGAGPVSKSLPEAVERIVRLRETSTDRLRFGNVKLMLDGTLQGFTARVLEPGYYGDQPNGMWNVTPEEYRAAFEAFHAAGLLIHVHCNGDQAVQLFIDTLQTVLDAHPRRDHRHTCTHSQMTRPAQYRRLAALGACANIFANHIWAWGDQHLDITMGPDKARRNNAAATAARLGVPLSIHSDTPVTPLGPLRTAKHAITRLTQSGRVMGEHERISAAAALEAITIGAAYMLKMDHEVGSIEPGKYADLAVLSDDPFDLAPEEFERIHVYGTVVGGRHYASAITQEPPVS; this is encoded by the coding sequence ATGGAACCGACGATCGTCTTCCCCGCCCGCATGGTCCGCACGATGGACCCAGCCTGCCCCACTGCCGAGGCCGTCGCCGTCCGCGGCGACCGGTTCCGCGCCGTCGGCACGGTCGAGGAGCTCATGGCCTACCCGAACGCCACCCTCGACGACCGCTACGCGGACCGCGTGCTGCTTCCCGGATTCGTCGAGGCCCACGGCCATGCCGGGACCGGGTCCGTGTGGGAGGGGACCTATGTCGGGTACGTCGACCGGACCGATCCCGACGGCCGCTTCTGGCCCGGCTGCCGGTCGATCGAGGACGTCGTCGAGCGCCTGCGCGAGGGCGCCGCCGAGCTCACCGACCCGGACCGCACCCTCATGGCCTGGGGCCTCGACCCCATCTACTTCCCCGGCGAGACCCTCACCGCCGCCGAGCTCGACCGCGCGACCGACACCCGCCCGATCTACATCACCCATACGAGCGGGCACGCGTGCGCGGTGAATTCCGCCGCCATGCGCGCGAGCGGGATCGACGAGACCACGGAGGTCGAGGGCGTCGTCAAGGATGCGGACGGGCGACCCACCGGCGAGCTCCACGAGTTCGCGGCGATGGGCCTGGTTGCCCACCTCGTGCAGGGCGGCAGCATCCTGCAGATCGACGAGAACTCCATCGGCCGGTACGCCCAGGACGGGGTCAACACCGGCACCACGACTCTCACCGACCTCGGGTCGATGATCCTCATGGACGACGAGGGCGTCGAGCTGTACCGCAGCAGCGTCCCCGCCGACAGCCCGGTCCGGCTCAACGTCTTCCACTTCGGCGCCGGCGCCGGCCCGGTGTCGAAGTCCCTGCCCGAGGCGGTCGAGCGGATCGTCCGGCTCAGGGAGACCTCGACGGACCGCCTCCGGTTCGGCAACGTCAAGCTCATGCTCGATGGCACCCTCCAGGGATTCACCGCCCGCGTGCTCGAACCCGGCTACTACGGGGACCAGCCCAACGGCATGTGGAACGTCACCCCGGAGGAGTACCGGGCTGCATTCGAGGCGTTCCACGCCGCCGGGCTGCTCATCCACGTCCACTGCAACGGCGACCAGGCGGTGCAGCTCTTCATCGACACCCTGCAGACCGTCCTCGATGCCCACCCGCGACGGGACCACCGGCACACCTGCACCCATTCGCAGATGACCCGGCCGGCCCAGTACCGGCGGCTAGCGGCCCTCGGCGCGTGCGCCAACATCTTCGCCAACCACATCTGGGCCTGGGGCGACCAGCACCTCGACATCACCATGGGTCCCGACAAGGCCCGCCGCAACAACGCCGCCGCGACGGCCGCGCGCCTCGGCGTGCCGCTGAGCATCCACTCCGACACCCCGGTCACCCCGCTGGGTCCGCTCCGCACTGCGAAGCACGCGATCACGCGCCTCACCCAGTCGGGACGCGTCATGGGCGAGCACGAGCGGATCAGCGCGGCCGCCGCTCTCGAGGCGATCACCATCGGCGCGGCCTACATGCTCAAGATGGACCACGAGGTCGGCTCGATCGAGCCCGGCAAGTACGCCGACCTCGCGGTGCTGTCCGACGACCCGTTCGACCTCGCTCCCGAGGAGTTCGAGCGGATCCACGTGTACGGCACGGTGGTCGGCGGACGGCACTACGCGAGCGCGATCACCCAGGAACCCCCGGTGTCGTGA